The region GATCGCACCGTGCACGCCGCCCGCCGCCTCGTACGCCTGCAAGGTCAGCGCCCTGCCGCGGCGCCGCCGCCAGGTCTCCTGTAGGGCATGCGAGAGCAGCGGCAGGCCACCTGGCGCGCCGTGCACTTCCTCCATCAGGCGAGCGGTCAGGTCGCGCTCGACGATCAGCCCGGCCGTCTGTGCGGGCCTGACAACGGCTTCGCGTAACTCGGCCGGACTCATGGGCCCCACCAGAAGGTTGGCCTCCCGCAAGGCGTCGGCGAGATCGCGGTACTCGGCGCAGCGTCCGTAGAAGTCGGCGCGTATGGCGATGACGACGCGCAACCTGCTGTCCGGGTGCTGGGCAGCGAGCAGGGCGTCGATGAAGGCGGCGCGCTCGTGCGGGTCGCGGCCGAGGGTGAAGACTTCCTCGAACTGGTCCACGACGAGGACGGTGTCGCCGACGGCGTCCTTCGGCCGCAACGCCTCGGCGTGAGTGCGCAGCGGGTGCCCGCCCGGGGTGAGGATGCGGATCGCCGCTAAGGATGTGCTCTCGGCTCGCAGCGCGGGAATCAGCCCGGCCCGCAGCAGCGACGACTTACCGCTTCCGGACGGGCCCACGACGGCTACGAAGCGCCGCCGTAGCACCAGTTCCTGCACATCGGCGACCAGTTGGTTCCGTCCGAAGAACCGCTCGTGATCGCCGGGCTCGAAACGTACCAGCCCTAGGTACGGCGACTCGGTGCCACCGTCCTCGCGGTCTCGGACCGCCGACTCCTCGGCGGTCTCGCGCCAGCGCCGCTCCCACTCCTGCGCATCGCCGTCACAGGCCCGGACATAGGCCAGGGCGAGGTCCAGGGACGGGAGTTGCTCACCGGCGGCGGCCTGGGAGAGCGCGGTCACCGAGTAATGGGCCCGGCGCGCCATCTCCCGGTATGTGAGACCGCCCGCCTTCTTCCGCAGCTTGCGCAGCTCATGAGCGAACCACTGCACCGGCCCCGCGCTCGGGTCCACCGGCCTCTCACGACGCCCCACCGGCCCGATTCCCCCTCATACCCCGGCAGCCCCGCTACGCAGAAGTCACCCGCGCCCCAACCACGCTAAAAGCCCGCCACATGCCTGGCAAGAACCGATCCAGCCCCTGCCGGAGGGGCGCGAACCGACACCGCCGTGATTGTTCACTGCGGCGGGAGGGGCCTGCTGAACAACGGTGCGGGCGGTGAACTCGATGACGCACAGCACGGACCGAGCCATAGCCGGCCTGGACGCATCCACCAACGGAGGAATCACGAATCAGGGGAACGAGTAATGCGTCTACGAAGCGCAATGCCGACTGCGCTAACGGCGGCGGCCATCGCGACTGCGGCCCTGTAGCTCTGTCCGTAGCTTCCTGTGCTGACCACACCACCCGTGATGAGACAGGGGAACACCTTGCGAAACCTCAAGATCGTATCCTTGGCGGCATCTGCCTTGCTGCTCGGAAGCGGCATGACCGCCGCGACGGCAGGACCGGCCGCAGCCTCGGACACACCCATCAGCGCAGCGCGAGCCTGCACGGAGGCCGCGCCGCGGTTCACCAGTTCGCCGGGTACCAGCAGCAGCGACCCCGCGTTCTGGCCCGCGAGGGGAACCTACGCAACCACCACCAGCAGGTGTAAAGACATCAACCTGAAGCTGGACGGGGCCCGCAGCGTGAGGACCTGCTTCAGGACAACGGGCTGTAACAGCTGGCGGTCACTGAGGGCCGGCAGCTGGGGGTTGGCCGCCAGTGACGTGGTTGACGGCACTCAGTTCTACTTGCAGTTCGCAGGAACGAGCCGCGCCACAGGCTTGATCGACTACTGAAGACCTGAGGCGCAATGAGGGGCAGGAGGCCACCTGATCACAGGCCGTTTCTTCAAACTCCCCTCAGCCGGGCAACGCTCGCACGCCTCCGTGCCTTTCGGGCACGGAGGCGTGCGAGCGTTTGCCCTCACCCTTACGGCCTTCGTCCTGATCAGTGCACGTGATCAGACGATCTCGCGCCGCTCAGGCAGCGTGAACCTTCTCGGCTGGCAGGGAGTGGCGGGAGTACGGCCCGTTGGAGACGGCACGACCTCATACAGGCAAGAGGATCACGAATCGTAGATCATGGTTACGCAGCGGAGCGAAAGCAGTGATGCGCACGCAGACCTCCTGGTCTCCGTGATACTGGAGATGGAGGAAGCGGCTGTCCCCGTCTCAGTGTGCCCGGGTCTGGTTCGCTCCCCACATCTCCCGAGCCTCCGCGCTCCCCACGAGGATGTCGTCACGAAGCTGGAGCAGCTCTCCGCAGTCGGGGTGTATAGCGATGGCGTAGCGGATTTACGCCAGAGATGGGGCTGCCGGCTGATTGTGGGCGACGATGTCCCACCACAGGTTCGACACATACGCCGGGTATGGCGCCATCTAGTCAAGGACGAGCTGCCATCTATTATAATGTCCGCCATGGCCGCGTCCGTACGGGGGATCGTCACGCCGCTCATTGCCGAACATGTGCCGCATGAACGAGAGTTGCTCGAATATTTGCAGCCACTCGACGACGACGGCATCACTCGGCTGTTCACCCGGCCCGATAGCGACGAGCTGCTCGGCTTCGGCGTGGCGGAAGTCGCCAGCCTGATCACCCCCGTCGTATGGCTGGTGGTGAACGAGTTCGTCACCCGGGGGGCAGGCGTCGCGGCGGACGGCTTCTTCGCCCGGATCCGGGCGCGCTTCTCCCGGACTCCCGCCCGCGACGCAGGTGTTGCCGCCGACCTGGTGCCGCTGACCTCCGAGCAGCAGAAGGCGGTCTACCAGCGGGTCTACGGCGAGGCGTGCCTGCGGGGCCTCGAGGAGGCGGCCGCGAAGCAGCTCGGAGAAGCCGTCGTCGCCCGGCTGGCCATGGGGCCGTCCGGGCAATGACGACGGCGCAGTCACGAGCGCTCACCGCGCGTGCGCTCACTGCGCGTGCGACCACCCGGCGGATGCTGATGCTGGTCACGGTGCTGCTCGCGTCCGGAACCGCGCTCCTCGGCGAAGCGGTGCTCACGTATCACTCCGCGACCTCGCTCCCGCACTGTGCCTCCGCAGCCGGCATGGATCTCCAAGGGCCGAAGTGGCGCACCGAGTTGGGGTTGCGTTTCCACCAAAACCTGGTCGCCTGCCGGGCGGACGGTGCTCGGACCGCGCTGTACGCGACCATACTGTGCACCGCCGGCGTCGCGGTGGCGGCCGTGCTGCTGTCCCGGTGGCTGCCGCGGTGGCGGCAGCGCAAGGACCGGCTCCCGGAGCTGTATTCCGCGCAGCGGATCGTGGCAGCCGTCGAGGGCGGCAGCGGGAACGACGAGCGGTTGGCGCATCTGGCCCGGCTGGTGCAGCGCGCCGAGCTGCCCCGGGACCGGTTGCCCGGCTTCGTGTGCAATCCCCGGGCGCTGTCCGCCGGCGCAGTGACTTTCGGCAGCGTCGGCCGCTACACCGTCTGCCTGAACGTGGGGCTGCTGCCCAAACGGACGACCAAGGACAGGTCGCATTTCGACGCGGTCGTGCTGCATGAGCTCGCCCATGTGCGTAACCGGGACGTCGACCTGGCCTATCTCGCCATCGCGCTGTGGCGGGTCTTTTTGATCGCCGAGCTGCTGCCCTGCCTGGCCCTGAACGCGGCCCTGGTGCTCCGCGACCGATTTCACGGCGCCGAGCGGGCGTACTGGGACGGATACGAGCCCGGAGCGAAGACCGCGCTGCTCGCGGTGGTGCTCACCGCGCTGGTCTACGTGGCCAGGGCCGACATCCTGCGCCATCGTGAGCTGGTCGCCGACCGAGATGCTGTATTCGAGTTCGGAAGCGACCGGGAGGTGTGGAGAAAGCAGGCGGAATCGCGGTCAGCCGCGCTACCCCGGCTTCGGCTCCCCCGCTTTCTGCGCAACCACCCGACCTGGAGGGAGCGCCTGGCTGAAATCGACAACCCCCGCTCCGAGGACAAGGGCGGCACGAAGTTGCAGCTCGCGGTCTTCCTCGTCGCGTACGTGGCCATCATTTACTCGGTGAGCTCCTGGCTCAAGCTCGACGCGGTCCCGGCGCAGACGGTGATCTATCTCGCGTATCTTCTGGGGCCGCTCATCATCGCCACCGGCTTTGCGGTATTCCCGCGTCGCAAGGTGCGGAGCGCGGACGAGGCGAGTGCGGCCCGCGCCTGGATGTTCGGTGTCATCTGGCTGATCAGCGCCTTCACGATGAATCCGTTCGCGAATTTGGCGCAGGCGGAGGACGACTGGGCGACGCAGGCAAGTGCCCATCTGGGCGAGATGGCCGACGAGATGAACGAGTGGCGCGACGGACCCGCGGTGAGCGCCGCAGTCAAGGACCGGGCCGTCGGCTGGTACGAGCGGGGAGGCTCTGCGGTGCTCGGACGGTTCGACAAATACCTTCCGGATGGGGTCGCGGGATCCGATGCCGCCGGCGCCCGCTGTGCCGCCTTGGGTGCGGCGGTGAGCGACGCGCTGGAATTGCCGGTCTTTCCGGACTCCGGCGCGGGCGGAAAGGCATGGAAGCGGCTGCTCACGTCGACGGCCGAGGCCCAGGCCCTGCAGTGCCGCTCCGGCTACGACCTGGATGCGCCCAACGAAGACGCCATGGTCAGCGTGCGCTATGGGCGGGCCAGAACAGCGTTAAGACAGCTATTGCCACACTGATTCACGCAGAAAAGGGGCAACTCTTCACAAGCGGCTGATTCCTCACGCACTGCAATTTTCTCGTCGGTGCTGCTCCCTCCCTGCTGGCCACCACCGTCGTGCTCTGCTTGGCCTCAGCCCACAGGGATCCTGAGCGATACCCCTCACCGGACGAGTTCGACATCCACCGCGAGGACAAGGGACACCTGGCCCTCGGCCAGGGAATGTACTACTGCCTCGGCGCACCACTGGCGCGTATGGAGATCCAGATCGCCCTCCATACGCTGCTTCACCGGTTCCCCCAGTTGGATCTCGTCGTCCCGCCTCAGCAGTTGCAGTGGCGTGCCTCGTTCCGCTCACGCGCTCTCAAGGCGGTCCCCGTCACCCTGCGGTGACGGCGCTGTCCCTTTGAGAGGGGTTCCACTTCCGCCACGTCAGCTGAACGCGATCACCGTCCACGGTCCGCGACCCTCGTGCGGCAGCCGGATAGACCGTTACCCGCTCCAGCATGAGGGTCAGCACACCCTGCTTCGATGCCAGCGGAGCATGCCTCCACCACCGGACGAGATCCGGCACCGCCTGGGGTTCTCGTTCCACGAGTCGGTCCAGGCCCTGATGTTGCCCTTCAGCGCCTTCACCGAGGTGTGAACGCCGCGGCGGATGAGCTTGTCGGTCAACAGGCCGAACCACCGCTCGACCTGGTTGGCCCAGGAAGAGCCGGCAACGGGGGTGCTTGCCGAGCCATGCCTTGATCTCGGGGGTGTCGTGAGTGGCGTCGTTGTCACACACCAGGTGCACATCGAGTCCCGCGGGAACCGCCTTGTCTATCGTGACCAGGAACTTCTTGAACTCGATTGCCCGGTGGCGGCGGTGCAGTTCGCCGATGACGGTGCCGTCGGCGATGTTGAACGCGGCGAACAAGCTGGTGATGCCGTGCCGCAGGTGGTCGTGGGTGCGCCG is a window of Streptomyces violaceusniger Tu 4113 DNA encoding:
- a CDS encoding cytochrome P450, yielding MLCLASAHRDPERYPSPDEFDIHREDKGHLALGQGMYYCLGAPLARMEIQIALHTLLHRFPQLDLVVPPQQLQWRASFRSRALKAVPVTLR
- a CDS encoding M48 family metalloprotease, yielding MTTAQSRALTARALTARATTRRMLMLVTVLLASGTALLGEAVLTYHSATSLPHCASAAGMDLQGPKWRTELGLRFHQNLVACRADGARTALYATILCTAGVAVAAVLLSRWLPRWRQRKDRLPELYSAQRIVAAVEGGSGNDERLAHLARLVQRAELPRDRLPGFVCNPRALSAGAVTFGSVGRYTVCLNVGLLPKRTTKDRSHFDAVVLHELAHVRNRDVDLAYLAIALWRVFLIAELLPCLALNAALVLRDRFHGAERAYWDGYEPGAKTALLAVVLTALVYVARADILRHRELVADRDAVFEFGSDREVWRKQAESRSAALPRLRLPRFLRNHPTWRERLAEIDNPRSEDKGGTKLQLAVFLVAYVAIIYSVSSWLKLDAVPAQTVIYLAYLLGPLIIATGFAVFPRRKVRSADEASAARAWMFGVIWLISAFTMNPFANLAQAEDDWATQASAHLGEMADEMNEWRDGPAVSAAVKDRAVGWYERGGSAVLGRFDKYLPDGVAGSDAAGARCAALGAAVSDALELPVFPDSGAGGKAWKRLLTSTAEAQALQCRSGYDLDAPNEDAMVSVRYGRARTALRQLLPH